The following is a genomic window from Leptospira wolbachii serovar Codice str. CDC.
AGTCTTTATCGAAGATAAAATAAAAATAATTCCTGATGAAAAATACGAATCTATCCAAGCACTTTCTGAGAAAAAAGACAATTTAGCACTATTCAAATTACTCTCATTTCTCCTTTCAATATCAACTTTTACTTTTCTAATTCTTTATTTACTTGAAATTGATAATTTCAAAAAATTTTACAACGCAACTTTTAACCCAAATATGAATTACTATTATAGTGATAGAGAAAATTGCCTATACGAAACCTTAAATGACAAAATCAGAAATAATTCGATTTCAACTCAATGCTATGACAAATCTTCAGGTATTAGAATAAATGCAAAATTCTACAATTACGATGGTAAATTAGTTTCAGAAGTATTCAACCCTAGCCTATTGGATTACGATACTGTTGAAATTACATATGATTTCTATGGTAAAAAAATCTTTGAATACACTGATACAGACAAAGATGGAATTTACGATGAATTAATTAAATTTAATAAAGATGGATTGCCAGATAAAAAATACAAAGACAAAAATGGTAATTTCAGATTCGAAGAAAACGAAATCCAAAAGTAAATATTTAAATAAAACTTGTACATTCAAACCAGCGTATAACAGCATGGAAACGCTTCGCTTCGGCACAAGGCCTCGCTTGGCCTGCGGCACATTCCCCTTCTGGCACTCGCTTGCATACGCAAGCTACGTGACCAGTCCCTAACGTCCCGTCGGGACTCAGGGTCGGGAAACGTCGTCTCCACTAGTTCGTTATGCGAACATTTCCGAGAGCCCAATTAAAAACGGGCGTCCATGCCCGTTAGAGAGATAATAAAGGATAAAAAGCTACAAAAAAGCCTATTGACAGATATAACTCCTATGTTATATTACGTCTAGTGTATGAGATAAAGAGAACTGAGGAACTAATTCTCTGGATCAAGGAACTAGATAATGACGCAAAAAAGGATATTCTAGTTTCTATTGAAATTCTTAAGGAATTCGGTCCTAGGCTTGGACGTCCGCACGTAGATACTATTACTGGATCTAAGATTAAAAACCTTAAGGAACTTAGAGTTAACAGCAAAAATAGACCTTTTAGAATCTTTTTTGTTTTCGACCCTAAAAGAAATGCTATTTTACTCATTGGCGGAAACAAAGCGACTTCGAAAAAGTTTTATCCAGTGATGATTAAAAAATCAG
Proteins encoded in this region:
- a CDS encoding putative signal transducing protein, encoding MKLVFTSIDYSKIKIIESALLANGIKPILKGEDLDVLNGIIPRNSNLLELYVEESEFEDALSIIDNGKIPGKVFIEDKIKIIPDEKYESIQALSEKKDNLALFKLLSFLLSISTFTFLILYLLEIDNFKKFYNATFNPNMNYYYSDRENCLYETLNDKIRNNSISTQCYDKSSGIRINAKFYNYDGKLVSEVFNPSLLDYDTVEITYDFYGKKIFEYTDTDKDGIYDELIKFNKDGLPDKKYKDKNGNFRFEENEIQK
- a CDS encoding type II toxin-antitoxin system RelE/ParE family toxin, with the protein product MYEIKRTEELILWIKELDNDAKKDILVSIEILKEFGPRLGRPHVDTITGSKIKNLKELRVNSKNRPFRIFFVFDPKRNAILLIGGNKATSKKFYPVMIKKSEELYSEYLGDL